The Sphingomonas sp. HF-S4 sequence ATTTGACTTCGACGCCATCTGCCAGCGCCCTCCGGCCCGTTCGCAGATACAATCGAAACGCGGATCGCGTCGGGCTATCGAAACCTAGGGCCGGTCCTTGCATGCTCTGCCCTCCACATCCGGAACAGATCAAGAACAATCCTACAAGTCAAGGATATTCAAGCGGCGACCCGGCGCGACGCGCATCCACTTGCAAATGGAGGATTTCGTCTGCTCGCCTCGGGGCGGGCATTGCTGGCGTGCTCTTTGAGATTATCGGATCAAATACCGATAGACGTGCGGAAAACGCGCAAGGGCCCGAGGCGCGGTTGCGCACCCCAGCTGACGCCTAATCTACGAGCTTGACCGCGAAATAGCCGACCGTCCCGCCGCTGGCTGACGGCACCATCGCGACCATCACGCCGCTGCCGTCCTTGGCGCGCCAGGCCTGCGCCAGCTTCTTGCCCGGATCGGCACCGGGAAGCGCCGCCGCGGTAGCGCCACGCTCGCGGGCGATGTTGTCGATCCGCTTGGCGATCGCAGCCCAGGGCACGCTCTTGTCGACGGTGAACAGCCGCTCGCCGGTGATCGTTGCCTTGCCGCCCGAGACGTCGGCAACCAGCGCGTGGAGGGCGTGCTGCTGGGCAACGGCGGCCCCCTGCTGCGCATTGGCAGGCGCGGGCAGCGACGCGAGGTCGAGCCCGCGGACGAGGCCGAGAAAGGCTAACAGACTCAAGAGCGCCGCTTTCAGCAAGGTTTGTCCTTCATTGCCAAGCTTGCCCGCTTATCGCGGGTTGCTCAACCCAGAACGCACGAAGTTCAGCGCGGTGCCGGGCCGACGGTGAAGGCCTCGGCGCCGCCGGTGTCGGTCAGCGTGCGCAGCGGCACTTCCATCGTCGGCGACGACGTGTCCTGCCCCTCGCCGACATTCATGTTGGTGCTCCACGGATTGCGCACCGTGACCATCCATTCGCCATCGGCATTCTTGGAGATGCCCTCGACGGTGTAGACATGGTTGTCGACCAGCCCGTCCTGCGTGCCTTCGTTGCCGCGGATCTTGTCCCACAGGCTGCGATTCTCGGGCACGGTCCACAAGGTCACGGGGCGATCGTTGCCAAGCGCGGCATCGACTTGCCCGGCCATCCGGTCGAGCGCCGAATTCTCGCTCTCGAAGAAGCCTTCGGAATAGCGGATTTCCTCGCCGCGATCACCGGTGATCGCCTGCATCGCATCCTGCGGCCAGCCGCCGTTCGCGATGGCGTTGTAGCCCTCGGTCAGCCCGTCGGCGGGGTTGCTGTCGTGGATCTTGGCATAGGCGGTCTCGGCGACCGCGGGCCAGATCGGGCCGTCGAGCCCGGTATTGTCGGCGGTCGAGCCGCCCGAGCGCGCGAGATTGTCCTCCAGCTCGGCCTGGGTGACCGTCACCGTCTGGGGATTGCCGCTGCTGTCGTGGAGCTGGACGGTGAAGTTGCCGGTGGCCGGGTTGAACTGGATCATGTTGCGGATCGCGTCGGGCTGCTGCTGCGCCACTGCGCCGAGCGTGGCGACGAAATAGCAGTCGCCCAGCGCATCCTGGCGGATGTCCGCCGCCTGCGGGCCCTGCGCGCCGTAGAGATCGGCGGCGTCGAAACGGACTTCGGCAGGCTTGATGCTCGTCCCGCCGCCGTCGATCGGGATCCGGAATCCCGGAACCGATACCGCGCTGCCCGCGAGCAGCGAATCCATGTTGAAGCGTGACGCAACACTAGCAGCGGCCTCGAGCATGCCGACTCTCCCAATATTTGCGCGACATATGCGCGCGGCGCGGCGCCTGCGCGATAATCGGATCGATTATGGCGCCCACGCCCCACAAACGGCATCTAACCAGCATCCGAACGAAGGACGGCGCGCGATGCAAGTAAACAGAGCAGCCCCCAACACCACGGCGTCCACTCCCCCGTCGACGCCCCCCTCCACTGCCTCACGCGAGGCAGAGGCATATCGTTCGGACTGGCAGTCGCCGCGCGTATCTGCGGCACTGCATTCGGCGCCATCGGTATCCTCATCCCCCCGAGCCGATGGCGCCGACCTGACCCAGCCGCGTCCCGCGAACGACCAGGGCACGCCCTTCGTCGCGGGCAGCGGCACCGTCGCCGAGGCCCAGCCGACGAATCTCGCGACGCTCTCGGCCGTCACCGGCGTCTCGGCCCCGTCCGCGCCGCGCCTTGCCGCGAACGATGCGCCCGATCTCGGCCAGGTCCACACCAATGCGCTGCTCGCCAAGGACGTCTATAACGACGTGCCGAGCCCGCCGGCGGGCTATCGCGCCGCGAGCGATGCCGACCTCGCCAGGCTCGGCCTCACCCAGGAGATGCTCGAGCAGCCCGGCGAAAGCAGCTTCAGGGCCCGGGTGTATGTGAGCGGCGAAGCGGGGCAGGAGAAATACACCGTCGTCTTCCGCGGCAGCCAGTCGGGCGACGACTGGAAGAGCAACGCCCAGCAGGGCATCGGCCTCGATTCGACCCATTATGCCAATGCGCTCGAGATCGGGAAGAAGCTCGCCCGCACCGATGCCGATGTCACCCTGGTCGGCCATTCGCTGGGCGGCGGGCTCGCGGCCGAGGCGGCGATCGCCTCGGGTCGCCCGGCCGATACGTTCAACGCCGCGGGGCTTCACCAGAACACGATCGAAAAGGCGCAGGCCATCGCCGAGGCAGCGGGCCGCGGGACGTCGTCGATCAACAATTACCGCGTCCCCGGCGAGATCCTGACGTCGATCCAGGAAGGCGGCGACCGCGTGATCGGCGCGGGCCTAGGCAGCCTGGTCACCGGCGGCGTCGGCGGCGGGATCATCGGCGGCGCGGTGGTCGACCTGCCCGAAGCCTATGGCGCGCAGCACGACCTCCCCAACGTCCAGCCCGAGGGCAAGCATTGGTGGGACTCGATCAACCCGATCGACCGCCACAGCATGGACTGGGTGCTCGCCGGCACTGCGGCACAGGCAGAGCGCTGAACGGTTGACGCACCGCCAGTAACTGGACGAGGGTGCGGCGTGTGCGGAAATTCCTCCTTTTCAGCCCGGTATTGGCGGTGATGGCGATAGGTTGCGAAGGCGACGCGCAGGCGGGATGCTTCGTGCCTGGCACCGAGTTGCCCACCCGAAAGAATACGCTTACCGATCAACGCCTTGGCGCCGCAGCACGCGATTTCGCCGAGGCGCTGTTCGACGGCGATCTCGCCAGGGCGGCCGATCTGCTTCGCGGCGACCCAGGGCTCGCCCGGCGTCGGGTAGGCGCGCAATACGATATGCTGTCGGTCGCGCTGGCGAGTTGCAGAGTCGAAGCGGTCGATCTCGTCGTCAAGGGCGGCGCGCCGCTCGACGGCGTCGAGGACAAGGGGTTGCCCTTGCGGCTGGCCCTGCGGGCGACCGAACCGAAGTTCGCGCATCTGTTGCTCGAAGCAGGCGCCAGCCCGAATCCGAAGGGGAATCCGAGCGGGCCGTTCCGGACCGCCGTCACGCTCAATTCGCTGGGCGCGGTGCGGATGCTGCTCGATTTCCGCGGCGATCCCGATGTGATGGAAGCGACGGGCAACCGCCCGCTCCACACCGCGCTCGACATGGAGCATTTCCGCATCGTCGAGCTGCTGCTCGACCGCGGCGCCGATCCCTGGGCGATCGACAGCGGCGGCGCCAATTTGGGCACCGCGGCCACCACCAAGATGCTTACCGACTCCGCCGAGGAAGCGCAGGCGCAGCAGCGGCTGGCAGCGCGGCTCAAGAAGCTGGGATGGCCGGAGCCCGTTCCCTCGTTTCGCGAAGTGCGCAACGCCGCGGCGGCGGGGCAATGGCCGCCTGCCGGGACGGGTGCGAAGCCGGTGCCGGCCGAGGTGCTGGCGATCCTCAAGGCGAATGCCCAGCGGGCGAACTGACCTTCGCTCGAAACGAACCGCGGTTGTGAGCCTTAAGCGAACGCCGCCTCGGTAGACAGGCTGCCCAGCGCCACGCCGGCCTCGCGCAGCTGCGCCTCCAACTCGCGCATCGTGCCATCGTACGGCGGCGCGCCGTTGCCAAGCAGCAGCGATACGTCGAGCGCACCCGCGGCGTTTCGAACCAGCCGCGCGCCGGTAGCGGGCCAGGCGCTGTCGCCGAAGGTGACGGTGACTTCCTTGGTGCCCTTGCCGTTCTCGCGTGTCCACAGATCGGCGAGCATCTGCGCGAAGGCGCCGGGATCGACATGCGCGGCGGGCATCGCCGGCATCGGCATTGCCTGGGGCTGGGCATTGCCGGCAAAGCCGAACAACCCATCCTGCCGCTCGCGCGCCTCGCGCTCCTGGCGCAGCGACGCCTCGCGGAAATCGCCCGCTGCCTCGCGCTGCTGGACCGGCACTTCGCCGCGACGATCGGCCTGGGCCAGCCCCTTGCCCAGCTTCGGCGCTTGCGTGCCCTGCTCCTTCACGGGCACTTCCTTGACCTGGAACTGGCTGCGTGCCTTGCCGAGCGCATCCTTCATCGCGCGGACATCGTCGGGCGCCGGCTGGTTGCGGCCCTGAATCGGCGCGCGATCGAGCTGGCGGATCGGCTTGGCTTCCGAAGAACTGACGCGAGTCATCACGACTTCCTTGCTTCGAGAGTGTCGAGCGCGATGCGCTCTTCCTGGCGGCGCTCCCAACGCCGCAATGCCTGCCCGGCATGTTCGGCAAGCCGATCGTGGCGGGCCCGGGCGACGATCATCGCCTTGCGCCGATCGGCCTCGGCCTCGCTGCACAGCCGCTCGGCCTCGCGCGCGTCGTTGAGCGCGCTGCGGGCGACCGAACGGCGGAAATGGCTGCGATCGACCACCGCGAGCAGCCGCTCGGCCTCGGCCGGATCGGTGGCGAGATCGGCATGCGCCTGCGCCATCGCGCTGTCGGCGACTTCGGCGGCGGCATCGGCATCGGCGCGCTCGCGCTCGGCGGCGGCGGTGGCGGCGCGCGCCTCGGCCAGCGCGACCGCGGCACTCTGCATCCGCACCGCGCGCAGCCGGACCAGCGACTTGGCCTGGCGCTGCTGATCGCGCGCAGCCGTCATCCGGCGACCCCGCGCAGCAGCATCAGCGAGGTCTGGAAATCCTCGGAGCGGTTGGTGTCCTGGCGGAGCAACGTATCGATCTCGGGCTTGGCCGCGATCGCGCGATCGGCCAGCGGATCGGCACCCGCACGATATTCGCCGACCTGCACGAGGAACTCGATCTCGGCATGCTTGGCGAGCAGCGCGCGCACCCGCGTCGCCGCGTCGCGATGCGCCGGATCGGCAAGCCTCGGGAACAACCGGCTGAGGCTGCCCAGCACGTCGATCGCCGGATAATGGCCCGCCGCACCCAGCTTTCGCGACAGGATGACATGGCCGTCGAGGATCGAGCGCACTTCCTCGCCGATCGGATCGTCGCCTTCCTCGTCCTCGACCAGCACGGTGTAGATGCCGGTGATCGAGCCGACGCTGTCGTTACCCGCGCGCTCGAACAGCCGGGGCAGCTCGGCGAACACGGAGGGCGGGAAGCCGCGGCGCACCGCGGGCTCGCCCGCCGCCAACCCGATCTCGCGCAGCGCACGGGCAAAGCGGGTAACCGAGTCCATCAGCAGCAGCACGTTACGGCCTTCGCTGCGGAAGCCCTCGGCGATTGCTGTGGCATGATGCGCGGCGCGGACGCGCTCCATCGCGGCACGATCCGAGGTGGCGCAGACGATGACGGCGCGTGCAAGACCGGCCTCGCCCAGCGCATCCTCGATGAATTCGCGCACTTCGCGGCCGCGCTCGCCGATCAGCGCAATGACGATGACGTCGGCGCTGGCGAAGCGCGCGAGCATACCGAGCAGGGTCGACTTGCCGCCGCCCGCCGCAGCGAACACCCCGAGCCGCTGGCCGCGGCCGAGGGTGAGCAAGGTGTCGATCGCGCGGACGCCGGTGGGCAGCGGCGCATCGATCAACGCGCGCTCCATCGGCTGCGGCGCGGGCGCATGGAGCGGCCGGCGCTGGAGATCGGGGGCGAGATCGCCCTTGCCGTCGATCGGCCGGCCGCGCCCGTCGAGCACACGGCCGAGCAACCCTTCGCCCCAGGGCACCAAATCCTCGCCGCTGCGCACGATTACCTCGGCATCGACCGAGAGCCCGCGGACATCGCCAAGCGGCGTCAGGATCGTCGCCTGCCCCGCGATGCCGACGACTTCGACGGGCACGACACGCCCGCTCGACGGCTCGATCACTTCGCAGAAGTCGCCGATCCGGGGGGCAATCCCGGTCACCTTGAGCGTGGTGCCCAATATCTCGACCAGCCGCCCGCGCCGCTCGACAGTGGGGCTGCGCTGGAGCCCGGCGAGGAGTTGGTCGACGGTGGTGAGCGGGCCATCAGCCATGCAGCGTCTCGGCCCACATCCGCTCGATCTGGGCAAGCTGGGTATCGAGCCCGGCATGGGTACGGCCAAGCGCGGTCTCGATCACGCAATCCTGTGCGCCGAGCGACGGATCGGCCTCGACGCTCAGCCCCGTGCGCCCGCCAAGTTGCGCGCGGACCATGTCGACCGCGCCGGGGGCAACGCGGACCACGGCAACGCTGTCCGGCGCGAGCTGCGCAGCGGCGCGCTCGGCGAGTCCCGCGACCATCGTGCCCTCCAGATCGCCGGCGATGCGGCGCACGACTTCGAGCGCGAGCCGGGCGATGTCCTTCTGGCGCTCGCGCTGCAATTCGCTGTCGCGCATCGCGATCCGGAACAGCTCGGCCTGGCGCTCGGTCTCGGCCGCAGCGAGTCCCGCCTCGCGGCCGGCTTCGAACCCTTCGGCCTGGGCCTTGGCGCGTGCCGCCTCGATCGCCTCCTCGGCGCCGCCGCGCAGGCTGCCCGCCTCGGCGAACAAGGCAAGCGCATCCTGCACACGGCCGACATCGCGCGCGGGGACCAGCGGATCGTCGGTCAGCGCGGTAGCGAGCCGATCGGCGTGGAGGACAAGGAAAGTCATGCGCGTCCCCCGGCATCGACCGATGCGGCGATGAACGCGTCGAGCGCCTCACTCGGGCACGAAAGTGCAAGATGGTCGGCACGCCAGGGTAGATAGCCGCGCAGCGCCATCGGCAATTGCGCGCGCAGCAGCGAGAAGCCGTAGATCTCCAATTCGTCCGGCTCGAGCCGGCGCGACGGCGCTGCCGGCATCTCGGGGACCGTGGCGATCGCCCAGTCGAGCAGATCCTCGCCGGCGACTTCGGCGAGCTTGCCGAGCCAGGCGCCGTCGATCGATCCGCCCAGCGCATCGCCCATCCACAGCAAAGCGACGCGCAGCGCCAGCTTGTGCTGCGCGGCCGCCGGCAACCGCAGCCAGGCCGGCGCGCTGGGCAGATCGGTGAAGCACGCCGCGGGATCCTCGCAACCACTGAGCTGCTTCAGGAACAATGCGGCACGGCGCGAGCCCGGGCCGCCCTCGACCGCGACGAGATCGTTGCCGATCGCCGCGAGCGTCGCGCGCTGATCGGCCGCCCTCATGCGCCACCCTCGCGCCGGGCAACCGCGCTGCGCCGCTGCTGCCAGCGCCGGAGACTGGGATAGCCGAGCGCGGCGACCAGCAGGAGCAGGCCGGCGATCGCGATGCCGACGAGGTTCGCGTTGAGCACGTCGCCACCATCCTTGCGCGCCACCGTGGGCAGCGGCTGGGCGGGGAAGGTCTCGACCGAGACATTCTCGTATTTGAGCCCCTGGACCGAATTGACGACCAGCGCCTTCACCTTGCCGACCTGAGTCTCCAGATTGGCGCCGGGGCGGTACTTGATGAACACCGATGCCGAGGCGGGCTGGCCGGTCTCGGAGAGCGGCTTGTCGTCGGGCATCACCAGATGGACGCGCGCCTGGACGACGCCGTCGATCTCCGAGATGGTGTGCGACAGCTCCTGGCTCATGCCATAGACCAGCCGCGCCTTCTCTTCGGTGGGCGAGGAGACCAGCCCCTCGCGCTTGAACACCGTGCCGAGCGAGGCGAATTCCTCGCGCGGATAGCCCTGGCTGTGGAGCACCTCGACCGCACGGCTGAAATCGCCCTTCTCGGTCTGCAGCGTCCAGCCCTTGTCACCGGCCTCGCTCTTGGTCGCGCTGATCCCGGCGCTCTGAAGCACCGCGATCATCTCGTTGGCCTGGGTCTCGGTGAGCTTCGAATAGAGCTCCGCCTTGCCGCACGCGGCGAGCAGCAGGCAGAGCCCGATCAGGGCCGGGCGCATATTGCGGGCAAACTTGCCCATGTCAGTTCTCCACGCGAGAACCCGCCGGGGCGGGCCTCACGATTGCTGGCGGAACAGCTGCTGGATGCCGTCCGAGGTACGGTTGGCGATGTTCGAGGTCAGCTGGCAGTGGAACATGAACTCATGGCACTTCATGGTCAGATCGACCACTTCGCCCGGGGTCATTTCCGATCCGCTCGCCTGCGCGGTCTTGGCATATTCGGACACGCTCTTGGCTTCGCCGTTGACGCGTTCGATCTGGCTGAACATCGCCTGCATCGCCGGCCCCAGCGCGTCCGCGCCGACGCCGCCGCCAGGGCTCATCGCCGAAAGCGAGCCCTGGAAGCTGGTGACGTCAGAGACCGACGCATTCGGGCTAGCCTGAACGAGGTCGGCCGGCATGGGGGCGAAGGCGGAACTCGCCATCGCCCCTGCAATTGCTTCGATCGACATGATCGCCTCCCTTTAGTTCTTGCGGGCCATCGTCTCGAGTGCCTTGCCGACGCTGTCGATCGAGCTCGACGAGCTGTTGGCCATGAACGACATCCGCATCGATTCGGCGGTCAGCTTGGTGATCTGCGAGGGATTGTCGCTGCCGCCATTGCCGACGGCGTCGGACATCTGCTCGATCCGGGTCGCCTGGCTGTCGAGCGTCTTGCCCCAGCTGTCGGCCAGCGCTTCGAACCAGGTGCCGGGCGCCGAGCCCTTGTTCATCCGGTTGCCGGTCAGCGCCGACATCGAGATGTTGGTCAGCCCGTTGGTGATCGAATTCGACATGACTCTTACTCCTTCACTCGTACGATGATCAGAACTTCAATTGCGTCTGGCGGCCGTTCTTCTCGAAGAACACTGTGTCGCCCTGGATGGTGATGAGGCGGTGGCCGCTCGGCATGATCGCCCCCGAGAAATAGCGCGCGCCATCGACGGTCTGGATATACGCCGGGTCGCCCGCGACGACGGTCGAGACCTTTTTGGTGGCATCGGCGATCGTGCGGATCGGCGTGTCGTCGCGCGGCGGGAGGTCGTCGCGGAAGACGAGCCGGCCGAGTTGCTTGACGTCGGTGCGGATCGCCGAAGCGAGCTTGCCGCGCTGGTCGTCGGTCATCCGGGTGACGCGGAGCTCGACCCCGGTGCGCGAGATCGGCCGGCCGACCGCCTCGAGCCCGTGGATCCGCGCGACATCGGCGGCTGCCTGGGCGAGCTCGGCGCTGGTCTGGAGGTTGACCGTCGCGTGAATGCCGCGGTCGCGCAGCGCTTCCTGTGCCTTGGTACGCTCGGCATCGTTGGCGACGACACCGCTGACGATCACCGCGCCGCTCGCCGGATCGTGCATCGTCCGCAGCGCCGAGAGCCCGGCGCCGTTCAAGACATGCTCGGCGCGTGCCGCCTCGTCGCCGCGCAGCCCGAGCGCGTCCATCGTCGGCACCGCGAGCGCCGCGCCCGCTGCCAGCGTGGCGACCGCGCCGATCGCGATCGCGCGCTTCCGGGTGAACCAGCCGCTGACATGACCGCCGGCCTTGCCGAGCAGCGCCATCGCCTCGTCCTGCGCCGAGGGCGGGGGCAGCGGCGGTGCAGGCGTGCTGCCGGCGATCCCGCTCGCCTCGGCCCAGCGCGCGCTCTCCGGGTCGCCCCAAGCGAGTGCGATCCCGCCGATCGAGAAGGGGACATACGCCGGGAGGATCGCGGTCTGCCCTTCGCCCACATGCGAGCCGAGCAGCAGCGCCTCCCCCGTCAGCACGGTGATCTGCGCTCCGACATCACCATCGACCAGCAGGTCGACGGCAATGCCTTTGGTCGCAGGATCGCGGATGACGACATCCTGCCAGAACTGATGGCCGATCGACACGGTTCCGCTCGTCGGCAATTGCTTCTCGGTGCCGGCGAGCCGGCCGTTGAGCACGCGAAGAACGGCAGGCGAGGTCATTGGGCCGGAGCCTCCCCGCTGGTCGTGGCCGGGATCTTGGCGGACTGCTCCCCAGCCGGCATCGGCGCCGCCGCGGCGGGCACCGCGCGCGAGGCGAGCGGGACGAGGCGCGGCGTGATCAGGAACAGCCGCTCGGTATGCCCGCGCGACTTGTTGCGGAACTTGAACAGCTCGCCGAGCAGCGGGATGTCGCCGAGCAGCGGCACCTTGGTCTCGTCGTTGGTCTCGGCATCGATCGTCATCCCGCCGAGCAGCAGGCTCTCGCCGTCGAGCACCATGCCCTGCGTCGCGACGCTGGCGCGATCGACGACGGGGATGTTCTCGACCATCGAATCGGGGCTGATGCTGCCGTCCTCGATGTTGACCAGCACGCGGATGCGAGTCTGGTCGTGGTCGCGGAAGACGTGCGGATTGACGCGCATCACCGTGCCGGCGGTGACGTTGAACAGGTCGACTTCCTCGCGGCCCGCGACCTTGACGTAGAAGGTCCGCGTCCGGTCGAACACCGCCTCGACATTGGACAGCGTCATGATCTGCGGCCGCGAGACGATCCGCGCCGCGCCCTTGTTCTCGAGCGCGGTGATCCGGCCGAGGAACTCGCGCTGGCTGCCGATGATCGTGGAGATCGTCCCGCCCGCGCCCGAGGGCGTGATGTTGCTGACATTGTTGCGCCGGCTGGAGCCCGGGATCGGGAACAGCCGCGTGTCGGACTCAGAGCCGTTGCCGAACAGCGCGCCGAAGCCGCCGCTGCCGAAGCGCCAGTTGATCCCGAGGCGCTGGAGCTTGTCGACGTTGATGTCGATGATCGTCGCCTCGATCTCGACGATCTGCGGCTCGACGTCGAGCGCGCGGATCAGCGAATCGTACGCTGCCATGCGTTCGGGGACATCGCGCACCACGATCGCGTTGAGGTACGCGCTCGGCTCGATGCGGACGACGTCCTGGGTGAGCGGCGCGGCGAGGCCCATGCCATCGCCGCCGCCGAGCACGTCGGTCGCGGCATAGGCGCCGGCCTGCGATCCGTCGGGGGCGACCGAGTCGAGCCCCTGCCCCTTCAGCCGCGGCTGGGTCTGGCGGACGAGCCGCGCGCCGAGCGACGGGACGATCGCGCTGCCGCCGGGCTTCTGGTCGAGCACGAGGTTCTGAAGGATCGAGGCGAGGCCGGGCACGCGCGTCTCGCGGCCGCCGGCGGTGACCAACGTGTCCTCGGCGCGGGCGTAGCGCAGGTAGAAGACGCGGAATTCGATCGGCTGGCTCACTGGCCCGCGCGGCGCATCATAATAGCCGCCCCGGCCGCCGCCGGCACCGGGATAGGCGCCGCCGGGTGCCGCCGGGGCGCCATCGGCCAGCCCGCCCTCGCCGCGCGCCATCGTCGTCACCTGCTCGATGAAGCGCGGGGTACCGCTGACGACGAGGCCGTCGGTGGTGACGCGCAGCATGTTGCGCCGGTCGGGCAGCCGCTGCGCGCGCGCCTGGCGCGACACGCGCTCGGCCGAGGCGCGGTCGAGCGGCAGGTTCTGCACGCCCAGCTCGGTCGGCGCGTACACATAGATGGCGGCGCCGTCATAATAAGAGATCAGGCTGAACGCCTTGGCGATGTCGCCATAGATCTTCTCGACGCTCCCCTGGAACACGCCGTTGACGGTACCCGTCAGCTTGGCGCTGGGCACCACCGGGCGCCCGACCTTGCCGAACAGATCGCGCAGGAACGCCGCGATCGGCTGGTCGCGCGCGACGATCGATATCTGCGCGTTCTGCGCAGCCGGCGGCGGCGTCTGCGCATGTGCCGCGAAAGGCACCGGCAGCGCGGCCATGGCCACGAGCAGCATCGACGGATTCTTGTACAGCTTCAATCAGCCCTCCGTTGTTATTCCGCCGCCAGCGCGGCCTGCGACTCTTCCGCCAAAGCCCCTGGCGGGAGTCCGATCTGGCCGACCATTTCCACCGAAGTGGTCGGCGAGAGTTCGTTGAAAGCGAGCACCGGCAGCTCAAACAGGTCAGGCTCGATTAGTTTCCGCACCGCGCGGCGCACCTCGAACGAGGTGACCAGCGCGTTGGCGCCGGTCTCGCCTGCAGTGCGCCCGATCGTCGCGACCAGCTCGCGCGCCACCTCCGGCTTGACCGCGAGCCGCTCGACGCCGTCGACCAGACGAGTCGCCTCGCGCACCAAAGTCTCCAGCTCGGGCGTCACCACCAGCGCGCGAATGCCGCCGCCCTGCGACACCGTGTCGAGCAGATAGCGCTTGAGCGCTATGCGGGTCAGATCCGCGATCCGCGCGACCTCGCGCTCCTGATTGGCAGCGTCGGTGAGCCCTTCGAGCACGTCACGCATGTTGCGCAGCGGTACTTCTTCCTCGGCAAGCCGGCGCAGAACGTCGGCGATGCGGGCAGCAGGAACCGCGCGTACGGCTTCCTTGACCACCTCGGGATAGTCGTCGCCGACGCGGTTGAGCAGCCCGACGGCTTCCTGCACGCCAAGGAAGCGCGACAGATTGCGGCGGATCAGCCCCTCCACCGCGGCCACCACGGTCTCGGCATCGCTGCCTTCGCCCGCGCCGACCGAAAGCTCGAACGCGAGCAGCCGCCAGGCACGCGGACCATCGGGTGCGAGGAAATGGATCGCCAACTTGGGAAGCGGCACGCCGCTGCGATATTGCAGCCGTTCGAGCATCGCGGTGAGGCCCTTGGACAGCTCGGCCTCGTCCTCGACGCTGGGCTGCGGGCCCGAGAGCTGGAGGAGCAGCGGCACCACGGCCTTGGGCGCTTCGGGCTCGGCGAGCAACGTCACCGCGCGCGGCGCCTCGCGCCCGCCGGTCAGCAGCTTCCGCATCGGACCCGAATGGCGGACCATATGCGGCTTGAGGCGCGGATGCAGCGCCGCGCCCGAGAACAGCGACACGAAGCCCAGGACGATGAACACCGCGGCGGGGAAGCCGGGGATCAGCGCCATCAGGAAGCAGATCCCGCCGACCGCGAGCAGCACGCGCGGATTGGCGACGAGCTGGCGGTGCATCGCCTGGCCGAGATTGGAATCGGTCTCCTCGTCGGTCGAGCGGGTGACCATCAGGCCCGCCGC is a genomic window containing:
- a CDS encoding flagellar biosynthesis protein FlhA, producing the protein MSVERYLASSNAAKPQPLSARIADLFLIVGVIAIVGLMILPLPTLLIDMLVGVNITFGVMLLLTTLYIRGPLDFSSFPSILLISTLFRLALSIATTRMILVEGHAGDIIHTFGTMVAGGNIVVGLVVFLIITIVQFIVIAKGAERVAEVAARFSLDSMPGKQLSIDSDLRSGLIDKDEARRRRRTLELESKLHGSLDGAMKFVKGDAIASVVIVIVNLIGGLAIGVMQQGMEIGAATSKYSILTIGEGLVAQIPALLGAMAAGLMVTRSTDEETDSNLGQAMHRQLVANPRVLLAVGGICFLMALIPGFPAAVFIVLGFVSLFSGAALHPRLKPHMVRHSGPMRKLLTGGREAPRAVTLLAEPEAPKAVVPLLLQLSGPQPSVEDEAELSKGLTAMLERLQYRSGVPLPKLAIHFLAPDGPRAWRLLAFELSVGAGEGSDAETVVAAVEGLIRRNLSRFLGVQEAVGLLNRVGDDYPEVVKEAVRAVPAARIADVLRRLAEEEVPLRNMRDVLEGLTDAANQEREVARIADLTRIALKRYLLDTVSQGGGIRALVVTPELETLVREATRLVDGVERLAVKPEVARELVATIGRTAGETGANALVTSFEVRRAVRKLIEPDLFELPVLAFNELSPTTSVEMVGQIGLPPGALAEESQAALAAE